In the genome of Besnoitia besnoiti strain Bb-Ger1 chromosome Unknown contig00019, whole genome shotgun sequence, the window CGACGCCCCGCACACATGCAACCGACCAGCTGCCGCTCTAGGCCAAAGGAGACGCATGCGGACATGCCGCCAAGAACCATCTAGtcgcatataaatatatacataaatacatacatatatatatgtatgtccATGTAGATGTACGGGGATCTCCGCGGGTAGGCGGCGTCTtcacgacgcggagagacgtCTAGACAGAGTtagcagctgcggcgcaaaCCACGCTCGCAGCCGAAATAAAATTACGGATGTAGTTCCGCGGAAGGCTCACCGCTCGTATGTCAGTGCAACGATGCAGGTAAATCATCTTCCTATCACACGGGTGCTCCAAAGCGTGCGTGGGTCTGTCACGCGCAAGCGGCTacccggcgcctcgctcgcacACCGGCAAGCCCCGCACATAGACATGCACATATCCGGATATACGTACACATACCTATAAAGAAAATTGGGGATATATATGCATGACTCATATGTGCATGCACGTGCTTCTAGGGTCGCGGTGGAAATTCGCGTACCACCCTCGCCTGTGTGTGCGCGATTTTCTTTTCGCTGCTTCTTTGCGATTGGCTCGTTGTTTAGAGACACGGCAGTCTCACCCATGATGCCGGCAGTCAGGGAGACGAGCAGAAGCAAATGCACATTCTGAAAAGAGTACTCGagctcgcccgcggccttgtctgcgcccgcctcgccgccgatcGGCAGCCCCAAGgccctctttctctctttggctttctcgtcgcgccgccacAAATATATAGCGCAGAAATAGGACGAGGTCATGAGGAAGACGGCTGCCGACACGTACACCGCCCAGTACGAAGGGCCGCAGAACCGGACCTGAAAAAACGACAGAGACTAACGTCCTCGAGGAATGGAAACGCGAACAAGGCTCGAGAGGTGGTGCGACGTGGATTTCTGCAGCGACTGACTCTTGGTTTGGTGCCAAGACGACTCCGAACAGCGGCTCAGGAGACCGGGTAGTCGAGCGATGATaccgacgcggcggcacgcCGTAGGGgcttgccgccctcgcggatTCATGCGCGCTTCAAGGCTCAATGCTTACCAGATCCCACGGAGTCTGTCGGCCTCCTTTGACAATCGTGAATGCCAGATTGATCGCGTAAATTATGAACATGACGAGCCACTTCTGAGCAGAAACACGCCATACGAGACTCCCAAAGCATACATTTAACGTGATGAGGGTCATGAAAGACACAGGAGACCTTGTTTTTttaaacaaagaccttcaaaATCTAAACGCCCTTTgcttcctccccctccgctgAAGGCGCGTGTTTTCTCGTCGCCCGTCTCCACGCCAGAAGAGCTCCAAGCTTCTTACAATTGACGCTGAAGTCTCCCCTCTGCAACCCTTCGAGACACACTCGACGCGCTCAAACCGCTCACAGGCTCGCTTCTCCGTCACCGCCTCCCCGACACGTTTGcctggaggcccgcgcgctcccttcttcgcctACTTTTGCACGCAGAGCTCACCTGAGGACTGTGACCGCGCAGAGCTGCCGCCAGTGAGAACGCGCCGGaaggctgcgcagacgccttcgccgctgcagcgcctccctcgccttgACCtaacgaagagagagagacagggacgACTCGCAGCTGGGGGGGGACGCCGACGGTTAGCGCGGGCTCACAGAGCCCAGCGCGGAATCCAAGCAGAAAAACagcctttcttctctcctcaaGCGACGGAATCCAACTGAACCAAATGCGCCCTGAGCAACAAGCCGCGCACTCTCCCGCCTAATCCGCGAAGGGCACTACCACGGGGCGCCTTTATCAATCACGAGGATGaaacacgcatgcgcgcgcagccaAGTCACTCTTAAAGCACATACATGAGCTTCTGTGAATAGACAACTCACAGTCTATTCGTGTGAGACGAAAACTATCTTATCCGTAGACGCTTGTCTCTCCTTGCCTCTCTTCCGCAGCAGATCACCTTGATGCGCTGCTGTGCTTCCTCGGATTCGCGTCGGTGCCCGAGCCCCTCCTCTCTCACCCGCTATGGCGACATCGCCATCTCTGTCTACGTTGTCCGTATTTTCATCTCTTATCGCTTCTCCTgaggcctctctcgcctccgcgctcgcttgcgggtgcgcgccgccgcccacacCCGTCATCTCGATGCAGGCGGCATTCCCAGCTTccacgtcgccgccgcccgcctctgcgcgactCTCACCAGATcgggctgcgcctgcggtgtCGCACtcctcggcgtgcgcggcttctccgcggctgccctcCCGCGGAGatgaaggcgccgaggccgcccgGTAGTGGCGCGCCTGTTCCTCCTCCTGCTGTTCTTCCTcaagcgcctcgcagacgcttccgctgcgggtcgcgagcagcgcgcgcgtctctttgCTCTCGCGCTTCAGACGCAACATCTGCCGGGATGTCTTGTACGCCGTCGCCAACAGTAAAACGACCAGCGCCGCCACAATCACGTAGACGGGGCAACACCGGTTGATCACCAACCCGTACGTCGCGCCCGCAATCTGCATCGGCCCCATCAACAGCACCTGACGCCCCAACACGCACACGCAAAAAATAACAAAAGTAGGAAAAATACAGAAAAATTAATAAATGCGCacaggctgctgcgcggcgtccaGCCGTCGACAAGAACGCACTCTTGTTGTTGCGGCAAACGGTCAAAGCGCCACAGACGTCTTGCCGCCTATACGGACACCTGTCCCCCCTACCCCTTTCCCCACCTACCCCCCCCTCCAAGCCGTAGAACACACTCCACTCAAACTCTCCACAAATGCATGCAGGCTGTACGAGTGCTTGCGAAGATCGCCGGCAGTGCGCATGGGCGACGCCTCGGAGGCCCGTTTCAAGAAATcgttcgcgccgcagcacgtcgcagaggcgctcgcgaccCGCGGTAGGCCTCTGTgatgcagcgcctcgaaCGAAAGGCGACTCGTGCGAGAATCGAAACCTGGCTAGCGATAGGCCAAACTGGTGTGACACGAAGACCGCGTGTTAAGAGAGCAGTGAGTCCGGCACGGTACCTCAACTGATGTAGGCGCACAGATCTCACCAACCACAGATTTACGGACGCCACAGTCTGCAAAAACAACAAATAACTCGTCCGCCCCCAGTgcgagccgcggcagagaTACATACAGCGAAGGCACGTGCATTTCGTTCAATAGCCGtcacgaggaggagaggcctCACCAAGTCGAGGTCAATCGCAGGGCGATCAAAGCGAGggtggcggcggaagaggtTGAGGCAGGTGCCTGCCAGCGACCCGCCAAACATGAGCGCCTGACTcgttgccgtcgcctcgtAGACCGTGAAGCCCATCACCAAAATCATGACAGGGACGTAAATCGCGCCGCCTGAAGAAGAGCGAAGGCACACGCGACGCACCAGAACGGCGCGgtgaagccgcgcggcagcgaggcagcgaagcaggACCCCTATGCTTAACGATGAGCGAAGCAAGAACTCAGCGGATACACGAtgccgcagccgacgagacgcaagcgaaggcgacggcgcgtccAGGGAGAACGGGACTGCCGTGCCAAGAAGATGCACGAATGTGCTCGAAGACGTCTGCGACGATTCCAGCCTCAGCGCGTGCGGCAAAGTCTCTGCGAGCGTCCCCTGCAGAGGACCCGGCGCCAGACGGCAGACTGTCCTAGGAAAATTGGCgtgcctgcagagagagagacatacACCCTCGGCGCTCAccccccgcgccggccgccacGGCGATGATGCTCGCGATGCCGATGatgaagacgccgaggacaTCGAGGGGGTTGGAGAGGTCTTTGATGCTCTTCATAGAAGACGCGCTGTTGACGTCCGCAGCCTTCAGCCGGCGggatgcagccgcagccggcggagaaTCGGGAAGTGATAAGGACGACGATGCAGACGATGCAAGGGCTCGCGAAGGGAGtagcgcatgcagatgctCTTCATCCGAAGCGACAagcgctgcttcctcgcacgcagaagaaagacacggctgcggagacctcccagccgcgccctccttACTGGAGCCGCTCAGAGAGAGTGAAGGACGCGCGACCCCAGCAGAATGctctgccgtcgctgcgcgcgcgaagagcggaagGGACGACGACGGAAAGGAGGAGAGCAAGGCAAAAGACGCGTCACGGCGAGAGTGTGGCAAAAAGTCACACGAGAATACAACAACGGCCGCGAGGAATGCCAGACACGCAACAGACACTGGCGTGACCggcgcgctgcttccgcaTCGGTCTGCCTGCCTCGCAAGCCTTCTGAAACGAATCCTCCGAGGCGATCTCATGGtggagactgcggaggagTGCGAAAGGCAGACAGACACAGCGAAGCCGGCTCCTTCCTGCTTTCGCAAATCGAAAGGCGAGTCTGGAGACGAAGGAAACACTCCGGACGACTTTACAgcgcacgcgaagcagaagcgcaCTTCAAGTGGGTCTACGCTCTTTTCCTTCCCGGGTAAAaccgctctctgcgcaagACAGCTCGCCGTTTATTGGCGACTCGAATCCCCAATCTCGCgagccggggggggggggggggggaaggggggagggggagagggggggagaccctggcgccgccgccgttctCGGCGCTCCTCTGGGTAGCCAGATGCTGGAAATCGGCGAATCACGGAGTGGAGTTTCTGTGGAGAGACGGGGAACGCGGAGAACGCGAGCGATTGAATGCCAATCTGTGCTCGGTACGCTTGCCGTCGGCTGAGAGACGTCATGCCCTGTCGTTGGGTGTGCCCGCAAActggagaggacgccgatTAGCGGGAAAAGGGGAGAAGATGCGGAATGAAGGCGCTCTCGAGGCAAGAGAcatgcagagaggagagatgACAAACGCTGTAGGCACAGGTAAGCCGCGGCAGGCTACAGCCGTAGCAGTTAAACAGTCGAGGACGCTGCGTAGTTATTATATGAAGTGTCCATTCCTTAGTGGCTGGAACGACACTCGGTCCGAACGTTCTTCGGGGCTCCAGAGGCCGGAAGAATTGAGAAGACGACTGCcgacagaggcgagacgaACTTGCAGAAGAGGCGATCCCACCGAGCGACGGGTGGGGCTCGCACACAGAATCTTGCGTCGGTGAGGAAccgcgaacgccgcagcTCGGTTGCCTCGCAAAAAGCGACTTGTCAACACACAGCAAAGACAGAAGGGCAAACTTAGGCCCAAATTGAGAGCGCCTCTCACGATTTCGCCGTTCAAGAGACTGCCACCAGCCGCGATG includes:
- a CDS encoding uncharacterized protein (encoded by transcript BESB_033220): MRSPRRIRFRRLARQADRCGSSAPVTPVSVACLAFLAAVVVFSCDFLPHSRRDASFALLSSFPSSSLPLFARAATAEHSAGVARPSLSLSGSSKEGAAGRSPQPCLSSACEEAALVASDEEHLHALLPSRALASSASSSLSLPDSPPAAAASRRLKAADVNSASSMKSIKDLSNPLDVLGVFIIGIASIIAVAAGAGGGAIYVPVMILVMGFTVYEATATSQALMFGGSLAGTCLNLFRRHPRFDRPAIDLDLVLLMGPMQIAGATYGLVINRCCPVYVIVAALVVLLLATAYKTSRQMLRLKRESKETRALLATRSGSVCEALEEEQQEEEQARHYRAASAPSSPREGSRGEAAHAEECDTAGAARSGESRAEAGGGDVEAGNAACIEMTGVGGGAHPQASAEAREASGEAIRDENTDNVDRDGDVAIAGEGGAAAAKASAQPSGAFSLAAALRGHSPQKWLVMFIIYAINLAFTIVKGGRQTPWDLVRFCGPSYWAVYVSAAVFLMTSSYFCAIYLWRRDEKAKERKRALGLPIGGEAGADKAAGELEYSFQNVHLLLLVSLTAGIMAGVVGIGGGLVLGPFLLTNGVPPAVTTSVNTTLILFTSSSAAAISIASATAPWDYCLLLFGVCFFTTLIGKAFVDRLVKRYHADYILVVLLLVIMFGSVVCTVISGVLTIKKGDPVDMSFKAPC